One genomic segment of Rhizobium gallicum bv. gallicum R602sp includes these proteins:
- a CDS encoding TadE/TadG family type IV pilus assembly protein: MAASGTLMRLKEKLVRLGRDRSGVGAIEFAILFPVLVMLYIGAFEITIGLNVSKRTSRAAGSIADLITQQQNVTRGSLSDISSLAGAIFAPFETTGMQIKVTGITIDAGANAKVLWSWANDATTAPYAANSTVTGVPADMQKADSFLVRADLSIPYKLFAFGPDFLPGDMQELTIRRTYYYRQRQGDNVACGDC; encoded by the coding sequence ATGGCGGCGAGCGGAACCCTGATGCGGTTGAAAGAAAAGCTCGTCCGGCTCGGGCGCGATCGCAGCGGCGTGGGCGCAATCGAATTCGCCATCCTCTTTCCCGTCCTGGTGATGCTCTATATCGGCGCCTTCGAGATCACGATCGGACTGAACGTCAGCAAACGCACCAGCCGCGCTGCCGGCTCGATCGCCGACCTGATCACGCAGCAGCAGAATGTGACCAGGGGTTCGCTGAGCGATATCAGTTCTCTTGCCGGCGCGATTTTCGCGCCTTTCGAAACGACCGGCATGCAGATCAAAGTGACCGGCATCACCATCGATGCCGGTGCCAATGCCAAGGTTCTGTGGTCCTGGGCAAACGACGCGACGACGGCGCCCTACGCGGCAAATTCCACCGTTACGGGCGTTCCGGCCGACATGCAGAAGGCAGATAGCTTTCTCGTGCGGGCCGATCTCAGCATCCCCTATAAGCTGTTCGCATTCGGCCCCGATTTTCTTCCAGGCGACATGCAGGAACTCACCATCCGCCGCACCTACTATTACCGCCAGCGGCAGGGCGACAATGTTGCCTGCGGCGATTGTTGA
- a CDS encoding TadE/TadG family type IV pilus assembly protein, translating to MNVPSDGAVAANDHQADRTSMPPGRRGGWRAFARSRDGSAAIEFALLAIPYFMVIFAILETFIAFAAEELVSNAVDTMSRKLRTGQITNVVGQTTYKDRTAFRQTFCEEVSILIQCSATEVATPNKLWLDVRTFSKFSDIPATIPMNATGLDTTGMQYSPGGSSSINMVRAYYHWQVVTDLVRPYITPYRTADGSRLNDYLIVATAAFQNEQY from the coding sequence ATGAACGTTCCATCGGATGGCGCCGTCGCGGCCAATGATCACCAGGCAGATCGAACCTCCATGCCGCCCGGCAGGCGGGGTGGATGGCGGGCTTTTGCGCGCTCGCGCGACGGATCGGCAGCGATAGAATTTGCGCTGCTTGCCATTCCCTATTTCATGGTGATCTTCGCAATCCTGGAGACCTTCATCGCCTTTGCCGCGGAAGAACTGGTCTCCAACGCCGTCGACACCATGAGCCGCAAGCTGCGGACCGGGCAGATCACCAATGTCGTCGGGCAGACAACCTATAAGGACCGGACGGCATTCCGGCAGACCTTTTGCGAGGAAGTGTCGATCCTGATCCAGTGCTCCGCCACCGAGGTCGCCACGCCGAACAAACTTTGGCTCGATGTCCGCACATTCAGCAAATTCTCCGATATTCCCGCCACCATTCCGATGAATGCGACGGGCCTCGATACGACAGGGATGCAATATTCACCCGGCGGCTCAAGCTCGATCAACATGGTTCGCGCCTACTACCACTGGCAGGTCGTCACCGATCTTGTCCGGCCCTATATCACCCCATACCGTACCGCCGACGGATCGAGGCTGAACGACTACCTTATCGTCGCCACAGCCGCCTTCCAGAACGAGCAATACTGA
- a CDS encoding pilus assembly protein N-terminal domain-containing protein, translating into MPSSGKTISFTAAAILVLCGLQAPGRAEEDVLRVYMDHARVLKLDRPASKVIIGNSKVADATVADPKTIVLTGRSFGTTNLVLLDADGNAILDETVLVSIDEGNTVRVYRQTDRSVLSCTPNCEQHTQQDNAADAGG; encoded by the coding sequence ATGCCATCGAGCGGCAAAACTATCTCCTTTACCGCGGCAGCCATCCTCGTGCTTTGCGGGCTCCAGGCTCCCGGGCGCGCCGAGGAAGACGTGCTGCGCGTCTATATGGATCACGCGCGTGTTTTGAAGCTCGACCGGCCAGCCAGCAAAGTGATCATCGGCAATTCCAAGGTTGCCGACGCCACCGTTGCCGATCCAAAAACGATCGTGCTGACGGGACGCAGTTTCGGGACGACCAATCTGGTGCTGCTCGATGCCGATGGCAATGCGATACTCGACGAGACGGTCCTCGTTTCCATCGACGAAGGCAACACGGTTCGCGTCTACCGGCAGACCGATCGCTCGGTCCTTTCCTGCACGCCGAACTGCGAACAACACACGCAGCAGGACAATGCGGCAGATGCCGGAGGCTGA
- a CDS encoding Flp family type IVb pilin: MTKLFSRFLKDESGATAIEYGLIAALISVALIAGATSLGGKINATFNSLATTMNGAAAKGNVAIP, from the coding sequence ATGACCAAGCTTTTTAGCCGTTTTCTGAAGGACGAATCCGGCGCGACCGCAATCGAATACGGCCTGATCGCAGCGCTGATTTCCGTAGCGCTCATCGCCGGCGCCACCAGCCTCGGCGGCAAGATCAATGCCACGTTCAACAGCCTTGCGACGACCATGAACGGTGCTGCCGCAAAGGGCAACGTCGCCATCCCGTGA
- a CDS encoding A24 family peptidase codes for MTAAAIFVVFPLCLAIAAFSDLFTMTIPNRVPLILVISFLIVAPLSGMSVPVIGMHLSAGLVVLCACFALFALNTMGGGDAKLLSAATLWFGFDQSLIFFIGCVGVIGGFLTLFILMIRSQSNTILAIGLPLPNSLLLAKKIPYGIAIAIGGFMAFPYSPMLINALETLK; via the coding sequence ATGACCGCAGCAGCAATTTTTGTGGTTTTCCCTCTCTGCCTCGCGATCGCGGCATTCTCTGATCTGTTCACCATGACAATCCCGAACCGTGTACCGCTTATTCTCGTCATTTCATTTCTGATCGTTGCGCCGCTTTCCGGGATGTCAGTTCCGGTGATCGGCATGCATCTTTCTGCAGGTCTCGTCGTGTTATGCGCCTGTTTCGCGCTCTTTGCCTTGAATACAATGGGCGGAGGGGACGCGAAGCTTCTCAGCGCTGCTACGCTCTGGTTCGGCTTCGATCAAAGCTTGATCTTCTTTATTGGCTGCGTCGGCGTGATCGGCGGTTTTCTTACGCTGTTCATTTTGATGATACGTTCGCAGTCCAATACGATCCTTGCTATCGGTCTGCCTCTTCCGAATTCACTCCTGCTCGCAAAGAAGATTCCTTATGGCATCGCAATCGCGATTGGCGGCTTCATGGCGTTCCCGTACTCGCCGATGCTGATTAATGCGCTGGAAACGTTGAAATAG
- the cpaB gene encoding Flp pilus assembly protein CpaB: MKPARLMILSVAVVAAGLAGFLAMKLAGRGGVVTQVQSVVEKEPTVNVLVSSANLPVGARIDDKAVHWMPWPRGAVVQGFITEADKPDAVKDMLGAVVRLPIFEGEPIRPEKIADSNSRILSALLPAGKRAVATEISVATGAGGFILPNDRVDVIMVRRAQGSDKFLTEAVLSNVRVLAIDQQIQEKDDGSKAVVGTTATLELTPDQTKVLTVAQQMADKLSLALRSVADAQEQDTSAADYLLNGDNGSALVQVIKSGSIVTDSSAPKAE, translated from the coding sequence ATGAAGCCCGCTCGTTTGATGATACTTTCAGTGGCCGTCGTTGCCGCTGGGCTCGCCGGTTTTCTGGCGATGAAGCTTGCCGGGCGGGGCGGCGTCGTCACCCAGGTGCAATCGGTCGTCGAAAAGGAACCGACGGTCAATGTGCTGGTCTCGAGCGCCAATCTACCGGTCGGCGCCCGCATTGACGACAAGGCGGTTCATTGGATGCCTTGGCCGCGGGGCGCTGTCGTACAAGGCTTCATCACCGAAGCCGACAAGCCGGATGCGGTCAAGGATATGCTGGGCGCGGTGGTCCGCCTGCCGATCTTTGAAGGCGAGCCGATCCGCCCCGAAAAAATCGCCGATTCCAACAGCCGTATACTCTCCGCACTTCTGCCGGCCGGCAAGCGCGCCGTCGCAACGGAAATCTCGGTCGCGACCGGCGCCGGCGGCTTCATCCTTCCGAACGACCGTGTCGACGTCATCATGGTCCGCAGGGCGCAGGGAAGCGACAAGTTCCTGACCGAGGCCGTGCTGAGCAATGTCCGCGTTCTCGCCATCGATCAGCAGATCCAAGAAAAAGACGATGGTTCCAAGGCTGTAGTAGGCACCACGGCGACGCTGGAACTGACGCCCGATCAAACCAAGGTTCTAACTGTCGCGCAACAGATGGCCGACAAGCTGTCGCTGGCATTGCGTTCCGTAGCCGACGCGCAGGAGCAGGATACGAGTGCCGCCGATTATCTCCTGAACGGAGACAATGGAAGCGCGCTGGTCCAGGTCATCAAGTCCGGTTCGATCGTCACAGATAGCAGTGCGCCAAAGGCCGAGTGA
- a CDS encoding type II and III secretion system protein family protein: MVNTVRCTKSFLAGFLTLTVAVSGLTPPAFAPLVGAGIAHAQSEGVIQISRTGPGAHRRLKLGLNKALVVDLPEEAHDILVSDPSMADAVTRTSRRIYLFGKKVGQTNIFIFGSDGQEVVSLDIEIERDVSGLETNLRRFIVDSNIKVEIVSDNIVLTGTVRTPQDAKQAADLAQAFLTGGEATTRTETAASSAQQGDVAIFAEARQESQVVNLLQIEGEDQVTLKVTIAEVRREILKQIGFDNLVSNSSGMTVAQLGVPNVDGAAATVGGGLAALFKTSIGRYDISTYLNALEQAKVVRTLAEPTLTAISGQAATFNSGGQVLYSTTDNDGNVTVVPYNYGINLAFKPVVLSSGRISLEIVTNVSEPAPSVSGSQPTYQRRSAQTSVELPSGGSIALAGLIRDNVSQTSNGTPGVNKIPLLGTLFRQRTVQREETELVIIATPYLVRPVARNELNRPDDNFSPEHDGQAFLMNRVNKVYGRREAPVADAQFHGSIGFIYK; the protein is encoded by the coding sequence ATGGTCAACACAGTGCGGTGCACCAAGTCTTTCCTCGCAGGCTTCCTCACGCTGACGGTCGCCGTTTCAGGGCTGACGCCTCCCGCCTTCGCACCACTCGTTGGCGCAGGGATTGCGCATGCGCAATCGGAAGGCGTCATCCAGATCTCGCGGACCGGCCCCGGCGCCCACCGCCGGCTGAAACTCGGTCTCAACAAGGCACTCGTCGTCGACCTGCCCGAAGAAGCACATGATATCCTCGTCTCCGATCCGTCGATGGCAGATGCCGTAACGCGCACCTCGCGCCGCATCTACCTCTTCGGCAAGAAGGTCGGCCAAACGAACATCTTCATTTTCGGGAGCGATGGCCAGGAGGTCGTGAGCCTCGACATCGAAATCGAACGCGATGTCTCCGGTCTCGAGACGAACCTGAGGCGCTTCATCGTCGACTCCAATATCAAGGTCGAGATCGTGTCCGACAACATCGTGCTGACCGGCACAGTGCGCACGCCGCAGGATGCCAAGCAGGCCGCCGACCTTGCCCAGGCATTTCTGACGGGCGGCGAAGCGACGACGCGAACCGAGACGGCCGCCAGCAGCGCACAGCAGGGCGATGTCGCGATTTTCGCCGAGGCGCGCCAGGAATCGCAGGTCGTCAATCTGCTGCAGATTGAGGGCGAGGACCAGGTCACTCTCAAGGTGACGATCGCCGAAGTCCGTCGCGAAATCCTGAAACAGATCGGCTTCGACAATCTCGTATCGAATTCCTCTGGCATGACCGTGGCGCAGCTGGGTGTGCCTAATGTGGATGGCGCCGCTGCAACGGTTGGTGGCGGACTTGCAGCCCTCTTCAAGACCTCGATCGGCCGCTACGACATCTCCACTTATCTGAATGCGCTGGAACAGGCCAAAGTCGTCAGAACACTTGCCGAGCCTACGCTGACGGCGATTTCCGGTCAGGCTGCCACCTTCAATTCGGGTGGTCAGGTTCTCTATTCGACCACCGACAATGACGGAAACGTGACCGTGGTTCCTTACAACTACGGCATCAATCTGGCCTTCAAGCCGGTGGTGCTCTCCTCAGGACGCATCAGCCTTGAAATCGTGACGAATGTGTCCGAGCCTGCACCATCCGTCTCGGGTTCGCAGCCGACCTACCAGCGCCGTTCGGCCCAGACATCCGTCGAGCTTCCCTCCGGCGGCTCGATCGCCCTTGCCGGCCTGATCAGGGACAACGTTTCGCAGACATCGAACGGCACGCCGGGTGTGAACAAGATCCCCCTGTTGGGTACATTGTTCCGCCAGAGGACGGTGCAGCGAGAGGAAACCGAACTTGTCATTATCGCGACCCCCTATCTGGTACGGCCCGTCGCCCGCAACGAGCTTAACCGGCCGGATGACAATTTCAGTCCGGAACATGATGGTCAGGCGTTCCTCATGAACCGTGTCAACAAGGTTTATGGCCGCCGCGAAGCGCCGGTGGCAGACGCGCAATTCCACGGTTCCATTGGGTTTATCTACAAATGA
- a CDS encoding CpaD family pilus assembly protein, producing MSGAGSKTMKRYGDRAMAQSAKSTMRWAMLGAAVLAGTMISGCAAPRDNLTTGGIPDDYRQRHPIVVAEAEQTVDIPVASTDRRLTIAQRDMIRGFAANYRSRASGPVYVMTPQGSPNSAAASQLRNQVRAELSKRGIPSSKIVNASYSAAPGDAAPIRLSFVGITAMTTQCGQWPKDIGGGFDNQNYYNFGCATQNNLAAQIANPEDLIAPRGMTPIDAARRNDAITEYREYRTVLEHDNSGTF from the coding sequence ATGAGCGGCGCAGGATCGAAAACGATGAAACGATATGGTGACCGGGCGATGGCTCAAAGCGCGAAATCCACGATGCGGTGGGCCATGCTTGGCGCGGCCGTACTTGCGGGGACGATGATTTCTGGCTGCGCGGCTCCACGCGACAATCTGACAACTGGCGGTATCCCCGACGACTACCGCCAGCGCCATCCGATCGTGGTGGCCGAGGCCGAGCAGACGGTCGACATCCCTGTCGCCTCTACGGATCGGCGCTTGACGATTGCCCAGCGCGATATGATCCGCGGTTTTGCAGCCAATTATAGGTCCCGGGCTTCCGGCCCGGTTTATGTCATGACCCCGCAAGGCTCGCCAAATTCGGCTGCCGCAAGCCAGTTGCGGAACCAGGTGCGGGCCGAGCTCTCGAAGCGAGGGATACCGAGCTCGAAGATCGTCAATGCGAGTTATTCGGCAGCTCCTGGCGATGCAGCGCCGATCCGCCTCAGTTTCGTCGGCATCACAGCCATGACCACACAGTGCGGCCAATGGCCGAAGGATATCGGCGGCGGCTTCGACAACCAGAATTATTACAATTTCGGCTGCGCTACTCAGAACAATCTGGCCGCGCAGATCGCCAATCCGGAAGACCTGATTGCGCCACGTGGCATGACGCCGATCGATGCTGCGCGCCGCAATGACGCCATCACTGAATATCGCGAATACAGGACCGTCCTTGAACACGACAATTCAGGCACCTTCTAA
- a CDS encoding AAA family ATPase: MSPIEYEIKNTTELQHAEDAVRMGELENMRPLPRISVHAFCESEALQRVMERCGNDRRMAKVSLRITSGGIAAAANMFASAPTPNLIILETKANAASLLSELAPLAAVCDPSTKVVIIGYYNDIALYRELIRNGISEYMVQPIAMPDVMMAMASIFVDPDSEPLGRSIAFIGSKGGAGASTIAHNCAFGISNLFSTETILADLDLPYGTANIDFDQDPTQGIAEAVFAPDRLDEVFLDRLLTKCSEHLSLLAAPSLLDRAYDFDGQAFQPVLEVLQRSAPVTVLDVPHAWSEWTRSVLAAADEVVICAVPDLANLRNAKNMLDALRKLRPNDKMPHLILNQVGMPKRPEIAPSDFCEPLEIEPIAIIPFDIGLFGNAANSGRMISEIDPKSPTAETFSQLAHIVTGRVAIKKAKRGGLMGLLKRAK, from the coding sequence ATGAGCCCGATCGAATACGAGATCAAGAACACGACGGAGCTCCAGCATGCGGAAGACGCCGTTCGCATGGGCGAGCTGGAAAATATGCGGCCGCTGCCGCGTATTTCCGTGCATGCTTTCTGCGAAAGTGAGGCGCTTCAGCGGGTGATGGAGCGTTGCGGCAACGACCGGCGGATGGCGAAGGTCAGCCTGCGGATCACCAGCGGCGGCATTGCGGCTGCTGCGAACATGTTCGCCAGCGCTCCGACCCCCAACCTGATCATCCTCGAAACCAAGGCCAATGCGGCAAGCCTGCTCTCAGAGCTTGCGCCGCTTGCGGCGGTCTGCGATCCGAGCACCAAGGTCGTTATCATCGGCTACTACAACGACATCGCGCTTTACCGCGAGCTGATCCGCAACGGCATTTCCGAATACATGGTCCAGCCGATCGCGATGCCGGACGTCATGATGGCCATGGCGTCGATTTTCGTCGACCCGGATTCCGAGCCGCTTGGCCGCAGCATTGCCTTCATCGGATCCAAGGGAGGCGCCGGCGCCTCGACGATCGCCCACAATTGCGCTTTCGGCATCTCCAATCTCTTCTCGACCGAGACGATCCTCGCCGATCTCGATCTGCCTTACGGAACGGCAAACATCGATTTCGACCAGGACCCGACGCAAGGGATCGCCGAGGCGGTCTTCGCTCCCGATCGGTTGGACGAGGTCTTTCTCGACCGATTGCTGACGAAATGTTCCGAACACCTGTCGCTGCTTGCAGCACCGTCGCTACTTGATCGGGCCTACGATTTCGATGGCCAGGCATTTCAGCCGGTCCTTGAAGTCCTACAGCGCAGTGCGCCGGTGACGGTGCTCGATGTTCCGCACGCCTGGTCGGAATGGACGCGCTCGGTCCTGGCTGCCGCCGATGAGGTCGTTATCTGCGCCGTTCCCGATCTTGCGAACCTGCGCAACGCAAAGAACATGCTCGATGCCCTGCGCAAGCTGCGCCCGAACGATAAGATGCCGCATCTGATCCTCAATCAGGTCGGCATGCCGAAGCGGCCGGAAATCGCTCCGTCCGATTTCTGCGAACCGCTCGAGATCGAGCCGATCGCGATCATTCCTTTCGATATCGGTCTGTTTGGCAATGCCGCCAATAGCGGTCGGATGATCTCGGAGATAGATCCGAAATCGCCAACCGCCGAAACCTTCTCGCAGCTGGCACACATCGTCACCGGCCGTGTGGCCATCAAGAAGGCGAAGCGCGGCGGGCTGATGGGGCTGCTGAAGCGCGCCAAGTAG
- a CDS encoding CpaF family protein, giving the protein MFGKRGNEGFGKGGAVSAPPPPPAAAAPSSAPAVLVEPAREPGRPQVTPPPMQSPQRRRPARTDEYYDTKAQVFSALIDTIDLSQLAKLDAESAREEIRDIVNDIITIKNFAMSISEQEELLEDICNDVLGYGPLEPLLARDDIADIMVNGAGKTFIEVGGKTVESEIRFRDNGQLLSICQRIVSQVGRRVDESSPICDARLPDGSRVNVIAPPLAIDGPALTIRKFKKDKLTLDQLVRFGAITPEGATLLQIIGRVRCNVVISGGTGSGKTTLLNCLTNYIDRDERVITCEDTAELQLQQPHVVRLETRPPNIEGEGEITMRDLVKNCLRMRPERIIVGEVRGPEVFDLLQAMNTGHDGSMGTIHSNSPRECLSRIESMIAMGGYSLPAKTVREIIAGSIDVIIQAARLRDGSRRITAITEVIGMEGDVIITQDLMRYEIEGEDAGGRLIGRHLSTGIGKPNFWDRARYYNEEKRLAAALDEMEAKSKEV; this is encoded by the coding sequence ATGTTCGGAAAACGCGGAAATGAAGGCTTCGGAAAGGGCGGTGCCGTAAGCGCACCGCCACCGCCGCCTGCCGCGGCGGCCCCTTCTTCCGCGCCCGCCGTGCTGGTCGAGCCGGCAAGAGAGCCTGGCCGGCCCCAGGTGACACCGCCACCGATGCAGTCCCCCCAGCGCCGGCGGCCGGCCCGCACCGATGAATATTACGACACCAAGGCGCAGGTCTTTTCGGCGCTGATCGATACGATCGACCTGTCCCAGCTTGCCAAGCTCGATGCCGAAAGCGCTCGCGAAGAAATTCGCGACATCGTCAACGATATCATCACCATCAAGAACTTCGCGATGTCGATATCCGAGCAGGAAGAGCTGCTCGAAGACATCTGCAACGATGTTCTCGGCTACGGCCCGCTGGAACCGCTGCTCGCGCGCGACGACATCGCCGACATCATGGTCAACGGCGCCGGCAAGACCTTCATCGAAGTCGGCGGCAAGACGGTCGAATCGGAAATTCGCTTCCGCGACAACGGCCAGCTTCTCTCGATCTGCCAGCGCATCGTCAGCCAGGTCGGCCGCCGCGTCGATGAATCGAGCCCGATCTGCGACGCCCGTCTTCCCGATGGTTCGCGTGTCAACGTCATCGCCCCGCCGCTCGCCATCGACGGCCCGGCGCTCACGATCCGTAAATTCAAGAAGGACAAGCTGACGCTCGATCAGCTCGTCCGCTTCGGCGCGATCACGCCTGAAGGCGCAACACTCTTGCAGATCATTGGCCGGGTGCGCTGCAACGTCGTGATCTCCGGTGGTACCGGTTCCGGCAAGACGACGCTCCTGAACTGCCTGACGAACTATATCGACAGAGACGAGCGCGTCATCACCTGCGAGGATACGGCGGAACTGCAGCTGCAGCAGCCGCATGTGGTCAGGCTCGAAACCCGCCCGCCGAACATCGAAGGCGAAGGCGAGATCACCATGCGTGATCTCGTCAAGAACTGCCTTCGCATGCGTCCGGAACGCATCATCGTCGGCGAAGTGCGCGGACCGGAGGTTTTCGACCTTCTGCAGGCGATGAATACCGGTCATGACGGCTCGATGGGAACGATCCACTCGAACTCGCCGCGCGAATGCCTGAGCCGTATCGAATCCATGATCGCCATGGGCGGCTACAGTCTTCCGGCAAAGACCGTTCGCGAAATCATCGCCGGCTCGATCGACGTCATCATTCAGGCAGCGCGTCTTCGCGACGGCTCGCGACGCATCACGGCGATCACCGAAGTGATCGGCATGGAAGGCGACGTGATCATCACCCAGGATCTGATGCGCTACGAGATCGAAGGCGAGGACGCTGGCGGCCGACTGATCGGCCGTCATTTGTCGACCGGTATCGGCAAGCCGAATTTTTGGGATCGCGCGCGCTACTACAACGAGGAAAAGCGCCTGGCCGCCGCCTTGGATGAGATGGAAGCAAAGTCGAAGGAAGTATGA
- a CDS encoding type II secretion system F family protein: MFGVDPIVLAIIVLVAVAAGAVCYGLLFSRMETEKKAANRVNRVASTETDRVKVKAARDRVQEMSKRRKSVQDNLKDLEKRQQENTKRKLSLKSRLTQAGFAVTPAKFYMFSAAFGLFLMLIALLAGAPMLVVLALPVVAGLGLPRWILGFLIKRRQNKFLDEFPNALDVIVRSIKSGLPLNDAIRLIANEGRDPVKTEFRRVVESQQVGLSIPDACARMTNYMPLQEVSFFAIVIAIQSQAGGNLSEAIGNLSKVLRDRKKMKAKVKALSMEAKASAVIIGALPFIVATLVYLTSPQYMMVLFTDPRGHFIMGASAVWMSIGIFVMRNMVNFDI, from the coding sequence ATGTTCGGTGTCGACCCGATAGTGCTCGCCATCATCGTGCTGGTCGCGGTCGCTGCGGGCGCGGTTTGCTATGGCCTGCTCTTCAGCCGTATGGAGACCGAGAAGAAAGCCGCCAATCGCGTCAACCGCGTCGCTTCAACCGAGACCGACCGGGTGAAGGTCAAGGCCGCACGGGACCGTGTCCAGGAAATGTCGAAACGCCGCAAGTCGGTGCAGGACAATCTCAAGGACCTCGAAAAGCGCCAGCAGGAAAACACAAAACGGAAATTGTCCCTGAAGTCCCGCCTGACCCAGGCGGGCTTTGCGGTCACGCCCGCCAAATTCTACATGTTCAGCGCGGCCTTCGGCCTGTTCCTGATGCTGATTGCGCTGCTTGCCGGCGCGCCGATGCTGGTCGTACTTGCGCTTCCGGTCGTTGCCGGCCTCGGCCTGCCACGATGGATCCTGGGCTTCCTGATAAAGCGCCGCCAGAACAAGTTCCTCGACGAATTTCCGAACGCGCTCGACGTCATCGTGCGTTCGATCAAATCCGGCCTGCCGCTGAACGACGCGATCCGCCTTATCGCAAACGAGGGCCGCGATCCGGTGAAAACCGAATTTCGCCGGGTCGTGGAATCGCAGCAGGTCGGCCTCAGTATTCCCGACGCCTGTGCTCGCATGACCAACTACATGCCGCTGCAGGAAGTAAGCTTCTTTGCGATCGTCATCGCCATTCAGTCGCAGGCCGGCGGCAATCTTTCCGAAGCGATCGGCAATCTTTCGAAGGTTCTCCGCGACCGCAAGAAGATGAAGGCCAAGGTGAAGGCGCTGTCGATGGAGGCCAAGGCTTCCGCCGTCATCATCGGCGCTTTGCCCTTTATCGTCGCCACGCTCGTCTACCTCACGTCACCGCAATACATGATGGTTCTGTTCACCGATCCGCGGGGGCACTTCATCATGGGTGCATCGGCGGTCTGGATGTCGATCGGCATCTTCGTCATGCGCAACATGGTCAATTTCGACATCTAG
- a CDS encoding type II secretion system F family protein produces MSADLAARLTDPAMLVALLVAIAVFATFYTIAVPFFERGDLNKRMRAVSTERDQIRARERARMNTEAGNKASLRNQNNRSVRQIVERFNLRKALVDENTMNKLRAAGYRSENALNTFLVARFLLPFVFLALAAFWIFGLGNLATKPLPIRLLAMIGTGYLGFYAPNIFISNRMSKRQHSIKRAWPDALDLMLICVESGISIEAAMRRVSEELGEQSPPLAEEMVLTTAELSFLPDRRQALENLGTRTQIDLVRSVTQALIQADRYGTPIAQALRVLAQEGRDERMNEAEKKAAALPPKLTVPMILFFLPVLVAVILGPAGIQVADRF; encoded by the coding sequence ATGTCAGCAGATCTTGCAGCGCGATTGACCGATCCGGCCATGCTGGTCGCGCTTCTTGTTGCGATCGCTGTCTTTGCGACCTTCTACACGATCGCCGTTCCCTTCTTCGAGCGCGGCGACCTGAACAAGCGCATGCGCGCTGTTTCGACGGAGCGTGATCAGATTCGCGCACGCGAGCGCGCCCGGATGAACACGGAGGCGGGAAACAAGGCGTCGCTTCGCAACCAAAACAATCGCTCTGTTCGCCAGATCGTCGAGCGCTTCAATCTGCGCAAAGCGCTGGTCGACGAAAACACGATGAACAAGCTGCGCGCAGCCGGCTACCGCTCGGAAAACGCTCTGAACACCTTCCTCGTCGCCCGCTTCCTTCTGCCCTTCGTTTTCCTTGCCCTCGCTGCCTTTTGGATTTTCGGTCTCGGCAATCTCGCAACCAAGCCTCTTCCTATCCGCCTGCTTGCTATGATCGGCACGGGCTATCTCGGTTTTTATGCGCCGAACATCTTTATCTCGAACCGCATGTCGAAGCGTCAGCATTCGATCAAGCGTGCCTGGCCGGATGCGCTCGACCTGATGCTGATTTGCGTCGAGTCCGGTATCTCGATCGAAGCCGCGATGCGCCGCGTGTCGGAAGAGCTCGGCGAACAGTCGCCGCCGCTTGCCGAAGAAATGGTGCTGACGACGGCCGAGCTTTCCTTCCTGCCGGACCGCCGTCAGGCGCTCGAAAACCTCGGCACGCGCACGCAGATCGATCTCGTGCGATCTGTCACCCAGGCCCTCATCCAGGCCGACCGTTACGGCACGCCGATTGCGCAGGCGCTGCGCGTTCTCGCACAGGAAGGCCGCGACGAGCGCATGAACGAGGCTGAAAAGAAGGCGGCTGCCCTGCCGCCGAAGCTGACCGTTCCGATGATTTTGTTCTTCCTTCCCGTACTCGTCGCCGTCATCCTCGGCCCGGCCGGCATCCAGGTCGCCGACAGGTTCTGA